The proteins below are encoded in one region of Vibrio sp. ED004:
- the pyrF gene encoding orotidine-5'-phosphate decarboxylase yields the protein MNDQKIIVALDYDNQADALAFVDRIDPASCRLKVGKEMFTLFGPEFVRELHKRGFSVFLDLKFHDIPNTCSKAVRAAAELGVWMVNVHASGGERMMTASREILEPYGKDRPLLIGVTVLTSMEQSDLAGIGLNLEPQQQVMRLASLTKNSGLDGVVCSAQEASLLKGALGQEFKLVTPGIRPVGADVGDQKRIMTPSKAIESGSDYLVIGRPITQAIDPAAVLAEINGTLA from the coding sequence ATGAACGACCAAAAAATCATTGTAGCCTTGGATTATGACAACCAAGCGGATGCGTTAGCCTTTGTTGATCGTATTGACCCAGCATCTTGCCGCTTAAAAGTCGGCAAAGAGATGTTTACCTTGTTTGGCCCTGAGTTTGTTCGTGAATTACATAAGCGTGGTTTCTCAGTATTCTTAGACCTTAAATTCCACGACATTCCTAACACATGTTCAAAAGCAGTGCGCGCTGCTGCTGAACTTGGCGTATGGATGGTGAACGTACACGCAAGTGGCGGTGAGCGCATGATGACGGCTTCTCGCGAAATCTTAGAACCGTATGGTAAAGATCGCCCGCTGCTTATTGGTGTGACTGTACTAACCAGTATGGAACAGTCTGATCTAGCGGGTATCGGTTTAAACCTAGAGCCACAACAGCAAGTAATGCGCTTGGCTTCTCTTACTAAAAACTCTGGTCTAGACGGTGTGGTATGTTCAGCACAAGAGGCTTCATTGTTGAAAGGTGCACTTGGTCAGGAGTTTAAACTAGTGACTCCAGGTATTCGCCCTGTAGGTGCTGATGTTGGTGACCAGAAGCGTATCATGACGCCTTCTAAAGCGATTGAGTCAGGTTCTGACTACCTAGTTATCGGTCGTC